In Microplitis mediator isolate UGA2020A chromosome 9, iyMicMedi2.1, whole genome shotgun sequence, the DNA window ACATCtaccaataaaaatttgactaaCGTAcatcttataaatttatttgaaattaagcTCGATTTGATCTTAATTTAACGGATATCATCGGGAAAATCGCCTCTTCGTAAATCTTGTTACAATCTTTTGACAATTccgaataatttttcatttgagTGCTGTAGTGAATTAGTGCGATTAATTGTGAACAGCGAAAAATCAGAAGCGCCTGCGACGTAATTCACCTCCACCAACTTTTCACAATAAGAAGCAGTTCAACTCGGGAGGTGTCCGAGTGTACGGTCCAGCCACGCAGACTGCAGTCAAATTCAACGTCGGTGTACTTTCAAagtaattgtttaataaaccAGCAAAAGTAGTAAGTcctgacatttttatttctaattttaaGAACGCACATTCACTCCTCCTATTATCCCTATTATTCATGCTCGGCACCAAATAACGTGGTCCCCGTTACCCGAGTAAAGGACTTAAGTGTCTTGACTCAAAATAAGGGACTGGGCGTATGTTATATCGTTTGGACGTAACACAGTCCAATTACGGAAAGTATctggaataataataataataataataataataataataataataataataataatgttgatACATCGATATATTGTCAAgtaatcatatttattttcattgagaAAGagcaaaaaatgaaagaaactttaaataattatgttgtGTAACATAGGATAAGTATAAAAtggtttgatattttttaagtcattTGTAAGATACACGGCCTTTTTGATTctgaataaatgattttatctGAGCCGATGTCCTCTCCTTTAATActgcgtatttttttattaattctgcACATTGCTTCAACGATGGTAATTTCTCCAACTTTGAAAACTTTTCAAATTGCTTTAAAAGTAGagtcctttttttttagtccatCTTCTacgaataatttttcgaaCTTTGACagctgtaataaaataatacaattattacagaattattgttaataattataatgataatattacTATTCATTTTTAGATGATTCTACTTAGTTTTGTGTTAAAGGATTTACGGCTTTACCGATTTGTTTAACTGATATATTATCTTTCAGAATTTAAACTACGTATGAGTTTTTACAAGTGGATTAATGATGCTAAAATATATTATGTTATATCCGCAATGAAATAACATACGTTAATTGAATATCCTCTAACTATCAATGATGTTAATATTGTGCATACCGTTTTGCCCCGAATATACTCACTGGGCTTATCAGTAAGCTTGGAATACTTGCTGTAACATCATCGTATTAAGAATTTacggtcaatttttttaatgccatTGAAACAGTCCATAGTAAAATCTACTCGCATCAACTTTACTATTGAGCCCAGTAAGTATATTTGGGGCGAAACCGTATGCATAATATTACcatctttgaaaattaaattatattcaattaatatatagtattacAGTGTGCATATAAAATTATGCATTTTAGCATTATTAATCTACATGTAAAAACTCATACGTAGTATAgattctaaaaaataatttgtcaatTAAACAGATCAGCATAGCTGTAATTtctttaacataaaaattattatcattattattatagattgtgatttttagtaattaatctACTTTTACTCTTGGTCCGTTCAGCCACGTTAcaactgctgctgctgctggtaTCAGGAGACTCGTTGACAGCAACAGAATCATTGACTGGCTCAATTACAGGTCCAATATTCTCATCATCGCTGCTATCACTATTCTCGTCTTTATCACTTTCCTCATCGTtcttattatcatcatcatcatttggATCATCATCATTCACATCACCACCGATCGcagctaataaaattttcgatacttCCGTGATTTCGGCGACGGGCACAGGAATTCGATAAATACTTTTATGGATTTCTTTTGCATGACCCATAAAATTGGCCAAATTATCAATCTGGCATTCTTCAACATTTAATAATGATGTATGTGGCTATatgcttttttaaattagtacCCCGAAGAGTGCTGGGTATTGCAGCCCCACAATCGTCAGTAAATCTTCGCATTAAAGGGCAAGCcctaagatattttttcgataaatcgtTATTTCCTGGTACACTGAATATAAACTCGTTATCTGAGCTCACATTCGCTTGTTGTAGATACTCTAGTATTTTTTCAATGCATTTGATGGCTAAGGGGTTTAGTAAAACGGGAACTGTTCTGTCTAATTTTCCTCTAATTGTGAGTCTCACATATTGCTTAGCAAATTGCTTAGGGGTAGTtgacagtttattgtttagTTGTTTATCAATATGGTCCGTCAAATCTTGTttactattataattttcaatcttCAATCTCTCAATTTCTCCTGCTCTCCGacgattgaaaatttgaacagaAATGAGAGTGCACTGCGTTAGAAGTTTCCATGCCTCAAAGTTGAATCCATCTTCTAAAATAGCTAAGCATGTAGTAGAttctttgtttaaataatcatataataatttaatatcttcCTTTGACGGAAGAACGACTTTTATCAATCGTTTGTTATTGGTTAGATCTTCTTgagctttttttattaatcattacaGGGACATCCTCTTGCCACAACAGTAAAAAGTCTTCAGCCAATTTCTCGCTCTGCTCATCTTGAATTTTAATACACTCAgtccgaaattttttgcaacatTTAGTAATTAAAGTAACTAAATTTTGAGCTACGGCTGAAGTTTTGAAGCTCATCGTAGCGTTATTCCAGTTAGCCACAGCTCTTAAGCTCTTTATAACTAAATCAAAATTTCgtggtttaaaaatttcttgaaactCAGAGATTTTATCATTGTGTGAAATTATTTCCAATTTTAAGCGTCCAAATAAACGAAGCTGTGCTCTTATCATGTCGTGTTGATGATTCAAAGTATATTTATCAGTTAATttatttgcaaattttataagcAGTTCATCATACCGAATTGATCTTGGAATATCATCATCCCGCAGAACCGGAAACACATGATTGCGTAATTTATCATTTGCTAATGCATGAATATAGCCTGTTACACGACGGCCAGAGATGAGGAAATCGCGAGCTACTTTATTACGATCCTCTTGAAAGTTACTGACGTTAAATCGAATAGTTTGTTGAGGGAAATAACCTTTGCACAATTTGCAGCAGGTATAATCTTCTGAGGTATTAGTTGAGTTTTCTTGACGTTGTCTTGGAAGTATTAATATACCCGTATTGTATGATTTAACAGTGTTATGGAGATAGTCGCCTTTTTTACGAATGGCATCGATTATTTTCAAACGTTGCCGATGTCCTtttggaagaaaaataaatttcctgacttctttttcttttttatgcTTGACCATTAAATGACGTGAAAACTTGCTTTGCAACATCTTGCAATACACACAAAAATGTTGTTTAGTTTTGATTTTAGTTTTAGGATTTACATAGTTAATATCCGGAATCTTTACATCTCGTATGTCCAATGAACTTTCTTTCAAAGCtgaaatttacttattttgaaCCGTACTTTTTACTGGTATTTGAATAGAAGTATCCTTTGTAGAATTTAATGGATCGTAGGTTAAATCTTTATCATTATCAGTATTATCGATAGCGTCGTTTTCACTTACACTGTTCAAAGTATTACAAGTCGAGTTTATAACTTCATGGGTACCACTAATAACATCATTATCCTCGGTTACATTATTTGATGTATTACAAGTCGAATTGTTTAATTCATGGGTACTACTCACATCATCGTCTTCAGTTGCATTATTTGACGGATTACAAGTCGCATTTTTAAAGTCACCAGTACCATTAATTTCCATATTATTAGAGTCTTCGTTTGAATGACGCTCAACATGATTAGTTGGAACATCATTTTCAACATAATTAAGATTATCATTGTTGCCTTTAGAAAATTCGTCTGGATCTGGCCAATCAGAACCTAAGCTGTCCAATTTATCTGTAAAACCACTAGGCGGGGCACTATCTATAAAGCTGTCTCGATCAGTGCGTACGGATATACTTGACACTTCTAAATTAGTCGCGATAACAGGTGAAGAGCTTATCGGCGTAGAAAACCCGATGTTATATTTGTGAGAATTTCGAATGGCATTCGTTGATTTAAGACTAATGTCATTTGATTGGCTTACTTCCTCGGCATTTGAGTCTTCTTCACACACATGGGACGCTACAGGGAAGGAATAAAAatagagatttaaaaaaaaaagttacaaaaacaGTAATGGTAAACGATTCGTTTGCAGTTGTCagagatataaatatttataatacgaTTCACTAAAactagataaattaattaataccttCTTCATTCAATGACTTAGCGGAACGTTTATTTCCTATAGAACGAACAATCTCCTGATCCAAAGAGTCTACATTTAGCAAATTGATTATTCTGTTAGCTAATTTAGAATCACAAATAACTTGaggtttttttgatttcagtgTCGTCAAATCTCCATTCATTACAATAGGCTctgaatatcagaaaataattaactaattttggtaaacttaaaaaatatactctaGTAAACCATCATAtgtttttatacatttatatccATTGgggacaaataaatatttcgggTACTATCCTCAAATTTTCTCGATCCTTTATTTTGGTATAACTTTGAATGTGTGAAATTTACAATCGACAATAGAACTCGATATCGTTCGAGAAACGGTTTCAGAATTTGCGTAGTTCAAAATCTACACATGTTCATATTCTAAGATCTGTACTCCAATTTTGCATAACCATTTTTAGAATAAACCtcagaatttgaaaataaatgaatttgagTTTAGAGAACTGTTCCGAAaactattatatatttaatgttggGACATTCCTCAagatttgtaaatatttatgtataaattttgagGAACGTTCTGAACATATATGCATATAATTTAAGTACAAACCTGTAAATATGTGCATATATATGacattattttccttaagcACGTTATTTATAATCGAGGTgtaccaaaataaaaaattaatggaatttgatttattcaaaatttttaaggaaaaaaaaaagtaatttctatATTTTAATACTCATTGATAGTGTCGCAACTTTTGTCCGTTAAAAAAGTCcgaggaaaaaaattgaaaatcgtaaaatttaaaaattcgaaagtCGTGATTTCAAATAACGAGGCAGCTAATTTCACAattcagaatatttatttagaatcCTGCATAGTAAACAAAGACATAGTTGAGATTAAAGCTAGCAAAAAAAACCCGTCTGAAAAAATCAGAGTTATTCAAATAATGGAttcaaatgattaaataaaacagaacgattcgataaaaaaaaataattcacaaCGGAAATTAACTGTCAATCTGACATACTGAACgtaagagaaaataaaatatgtgtcaattaaataataatgatcccACACACTTTCCCACACactttcccacacattatcccacacacttTCGCAcaaattatcccacacattttccgacacatttagccacacaatcagacacacattatcccacacattaagccacacattatcccacacactttaccacaaattatcccacacattctcCCATACATTTAGCCACACAATCAGACACATATTATACCGGACATTaagccacacattatcccacacactttaccacaaattatcccacacattctcCCATACATTTAGCCACACAATCAGACACACATTATTTCACACATTTTTCCACagattttcccacacatttagccacacattttcccacacactttcccacacattcagtcacagattatcccacacattttctcaaacattatcccacacactttcccacacattatcccacacacttTCGCAcaaattatcccacacattttcccacacaatCAGACACACATTTttccacacattttcccacacatctAGCCACGCATTAttccacacattttcccacacatctcctcacacattatccctcacattatcccacacattttctcacacattatcccacacatttagccacaAATTATCTGACACACTTTCCTacacatttagccacacatTTTCCAACTCATTTtctcacacattatcccacacatttagccacacctttagccacacattttcccacacattatcctaCACATTTTCGTACACATTTAGCCACAGATTTTTCCACAccttatcccacacattttcctaCACCTTCTCTCACACATTATCctacacattatcccacacattatcccacacattatcccacacagtTTCTCAAACATTATCCCACATactttcccacacattcagtcacagattatcccacacattttctcaaacattatcccacacactttcccacacattcagccacacattatcccacacacttTCGCAcaaattatcccacacattttcccacacaaaCAGACACACATTATCCGACGGATTTTCCAACACATTCTTCCACAAATTTTCCCTTACATTTAGCCACACATTTTTccacacatttagccacacattttcccacacattttctcacacattatcccacacattatcccacacatttccCTACACATTTtctcacacattatcccacacattcagccaaAAATTATCCCACACACTATCCCACttattttcccacacattcagccacacgttcagccacacattatcccacacatttccCCACGGATTTTCCAACACATtctcccacacattttcccacacactTTCGCAcaaattatcccacacattttcccacacaatCAGACACACATTATCTCACACACTTTCGCAcaaattatcccacacattttcccacacaatcagacacacattttcccacacatttagccacacattttctcacacattatcccacacatttagccacaAATTATCTGACACACTTTCCTacacatttagccacacattatcccacacatttttcaACACATTTTCTCACACATTATCctacacattatcccacacattttctcaaacattatcccacacactttcccacacattcagccacacattatcccacacactaTCCCACttattttcccacacatttagccacacgttcagccacacattatcTCACACATTTCCCCACGGATTTTCCAACACATtctcccacacattttcccacacactTTCGCAAaaattatcccacacattttcccacacaatcagacacacattatcccacacacttTCGCAcaaattatcccacacattttcccacacaatcagacacacattttcccacatatttagccacacattttcccacacatttagccacgcattatcccacacattttcccacacatctcctcacacattatccctcacattttcccacacattatctcacacattatcccacacatttagccacaAATTATCTGACACACTTTCCTacacatttagccacacatTTTCCAACTCATTTtctcacacattatcccacacatttagccacacctttagccacacattttcccacacattatcctaCACATTTTTCTACACATTTAGCCACAGATTTTTCCACAccttatcccacacattttcccacacctTTTCTCACACTATATCctacacattatcccacacattatcccacacattcagtcacagattatcccacacattttctcaaacattatcccacacactttcccagacattcagccacacattatcccacacacttTCGCACAAATtgtcccacacattttcccacacaaacagacacacattatcccacggATTTTCCAACACATT includes these proteins:
- the LOC130674532 gene encoding protein dopey homolog PFC0245c-like — protein: MGHAKEIHKSIYRIPVPVAEITEVSKILLAAIGGDVNDDDPNDDDDNKNDEESDKDENSDSSDDENIGPVIEPVNDSVAVNESPDTSSSSSCNVAERTKSKTVKVRKIIRRRWTKKKGLYF